The region ATGAGGCTATCAATGCAGGCACCATAtgcattggcgcctcctcttggTTCAAAATGGATGCGCCAGTTCATCTGACGCATCTGTTTTGAAAGGtggttattttggattttttttaaatgattattttggaatttattttgaaaattatggttatttcaaaaaaaatctcataTTAATTTATAAGAAAAAAGTATTGGGATCATATTAATAAATAGTCCTCCATATAAACTATTACTATCATattaatttataataaaaaaagTGTTAGAAATATTTGTAAAGTTGAATAGACCCATGACTGAATCGTGAATgaaatcatttttcttaaaagtatttcaagcactctcttTATGTCTTAGAAGCAGGAATACCCATGATAATTCAGCCTTATATCAAATTTGCGCAAGACCAACAAAAACTCGATTTGTAGCAAAGAGTGTTTGGAATTTGTGCAAGAGAATATTCAGATTTGTTGTTATTTTCTGAATTCGGAGTGATGTATTTATAGGTCATGCATGTGTTGTTTCAcaaggttgcgacccttgatgaaaCAACATATTTTAACTGAAAGTTGCATTGTTTCCGATCATTGCGTATCTTCATTCCACAACAACATTTCATGAACTGTTGCTTCTCttcaaattcaaaaattcaaacaCATGCATCGACTAAAACAAGAGCAATAGTGAGGCCAGCCGAAGGCCGACCGCCTCATAACGCCACAAGTAGCCTGATTGCTCTGATGCGTCGTGCCTAAGTGCTCAAGTGTCGCCTACAAGTCGCCACTAGCACCTCTACACCCCGGAGTTGGAGTCGGTGTCACCACCGAGATTGTGAGCAAAATGGAATAAGAATAAGCCCTCCTTTGCCTGTTTGATGGTTACATCCTTCATTGGTCTCCACATATCTGTTACTCTTACCTTCATCGACTTCACATGAATTGGTCTAACTGAATCTTCAACAGAAAATCCGTTCCAAAACGCATAAATCTGGCCTATTGAGCAAGGCTCACATGTGTTACCCATATGTTATGACGTCGCGTCCAACATGTGACCCTTATACACCAGAAAATTATCTTGAAGTAACTGAGCAAACTTGAACATTTCTCCATATTATTCTTTTGTAAAATGCAATCAATCCAAAAAGAACAACACAATTTTTCATTGATTCGAAACCTATATAAAACGAAAACCATAAAAGCTGTGTTATTGAAGATGAATAAATAAGAAAAATGAAACACCTGAAAACGAAAACCATAAAAGTGTGTACATTTTCCCATATTTTCTTCTTTGTATCTCTTCAGATCTATGTTTCTACGTTTTCTTTCACCTTGAGATTGATAGATCTAAAGGTGAAAAAATGGTAGATCTCTTAAAGTTGTTTAAGGATGACTCAACTTAGTCTCTTGTGAAAGATCTGCAAAAATCAGAACAAAAATGAGCAGAATGGGAATAACTTAAGAACAATGAATGACATAAAAATATTAGGAGAACGATGAAGGAGAATAGTGAATTGAAAGATAGCGAGGAAGACAACATGGAATGGTAGGAGAAAGTGAGAAGAAATGAGAGGGGAAGGGAAAAGAGGTGAGAAAAGAGAACTAGACAAATTCCGTGCGCGCGCGAGAGAGTAAAATGGGTTACCGATGAAAGGGAGATAATATTAgtatcaattttttttaataataaaattgatCAATTCAATGAGAAAAAACATTAAAACCAAGAATTTGAATATGTGTTGAAAATTAATGAATGGGTAGAATtggtaatatatatatatatatatatatatatatatatatatatatatatatatatatatatatatatatatatatatatatatatatatatatatatatatatatatatatatatatatatatatatatatatatatatatatatatataagttaTTTGAAAAGTTTTCTTATTTCACTGTTTTTTTTAACCGTAACCCTGAACTTTGAATTTCTCTAAGGGTACCTGTTGGTAGTGTGTGGTCCAGGTCGGAAGTCCAAATAGGTGAGGCAGTAAACCCGTTGGTTTAGCACACTGTAGTTACCGTTAAGAAAATAACCAATAAGGGGGAGGATAGAGACAGATAGTGGGTGAGAAAGCTGAAGAATAACTAGTTCGATTAAATAAAACTATTTGTATAAATATTATTTTGAAACCATGTCTCAAATCATCAAGGCTTTTAGCGAATTAGGATGTAGTTCACTGAGTAAACTTAATAACCGAACCTTAGTTCCTGTTACCTTAAATAATGATAAAATTGAATTAGATAAATATACCTTCCAAAACCAAGAATTAGAAATTCAGGAAATGGAAAATAGATTAGTTAACTGGTCTATGCGAGAAATTAAATTTAAAGAAATATATAAAATTGGTACTTTTGATTTTAAAAGTCAAAAGATTATTCATACTATTGAATCCGCTACTTCTGTTAGTAACAAGCATGAAACTATTAATTtgttaaataaaaaattattagAAACGCATTATAGAGAAGGTTATCGCCATATCCATCTAGGATTAACTCAGATAACTATAAAACCATTACATAAACTATGGTTAAACACCCCTATATTGCTAGTTCTTCGAGACACTAGAATTAAAGACTTTCATAATTCAACTATTGCTATAGTTGAATCAAATCTTAACGATGGTCCAGTCTACTTTAACTGCCATCCCAATTACTCTATGAGCGTGGCTGATGAATTCACTaagaattcattagttatatACGTCCAAGGTCTAAGTGATAATTTTAATCCTGGAGTTTCCAATATTGACGTTATTAGTAGAATTACCTACAAAGTCTCTAATGTTAATTATGATTTTAAATCACTCAAAACTACTCCAAGAAATGAAACTTGTATTATTGAAGCAAATCTTAGCAGGTCCAATGTTATGACCCCAAAAATACTGACTGCTTCGGATATTATAGAAAAATTCTCTCAAGAATGGATATTACAAGATGTGGTTAAATCTGAAAAGATTGAGGCCATAACTATTAAAGATGTTATTCAAGATATTGATGGATCTGTCAAGATCAGGATGAATAGAAGCTAATCCTATCGCTATCATCAATGTAGTAGTATTGGGTCAACATCTAGTGCTAGACATTCAGTTGATTCAACAATTAGGGTAAATCTTGCAGGAGTAAACTTTGCTCCTACAATTCCCCAACCGCTATACTCTGAGAGGACCTCTAGGTCACCCTCTCCAACTGAATCCCAAATACTAGGTGTAATTACAAATGACAAACCctttgtcatagacaaagcttggaTTAGAGCTGACTTTGAGGCCATTTATAATTTAGAAAAGAGAAATTTATATTTCTCAAATTTCTCTAAAGATCAGACTCAAATGTATTTGCAAAAATTTCATAGGTTTCTAGAAACACATGAAATTAATATCTATTTCTTTGCATGGTTTGAATTACTCTGTCTAGAAGAAGAGATAGAAAACCCTTTTGCTGTTAAGATGTACTTAGATGCTAATGTTAGGATAAGTACCAGATGGAAAACTTCTAGGAAAGAAATTATAGAGTCGGTTCATCCACCATTGGAAGCTATTAGAATTACCCATTCTAAAGAGAACATAGAAATATAAGCTTCACCATTTAAATCGATAGCTAATCCTATAGATCAGAGAAAAGACATTAATAATATGCATAGTCAGAttaactattcaaaccaaataCTTCACACTATATCCCAACAATTAGATAGAATAGAAGCCTCTATTCCTCAACCTAAGGATGTTAAAGACTATAAATTGGATCCTACCCGACCTACTTATCAATACCATACTCCTTCTAACCAAGAGTTGAAAGGAATGAGTTTAGGTCGTGATACTACTCATAAAATAGAGGAATTAGTTACTAAATTAAAAACCTTAAACATAGAAACTTCTTCAGGAGAGATAAATACTTTATCTCGAGACGAAGAATACGACAATATGGTGAGCAAATTAGGCGGAAGAGCCCCAAGACCTAAAACCCGAAACTATTATCCTAGGCCTTCATTTGCTGATGTGCAATTTGAAGAAAGAAGTAGTTTTATAGAAAATAATTATTCAGGAGAATCCATTGTTAAGTGGAATATCGATGGTGCGTTTGAATAACAAGTTTTTGATACAATAAAAAACATGACCATGGATGTTACTGCCTTCAAACTTAAAGGAAATACGGATAAACATACTAAAGAGATATTAGTTATGGGATTTACCGGACAATTAAAAGGATGGTGGGACAACCTCCTTAGTTCAAAAGATAAATACCAAATAGATTCAGCCGTAAAAATAGAATCTAACGAAGAGATTTGTGTTATAACCCTCATATATGCTATTACTAAGTTCTTTGTAGGAGAACCCCTTAAACTCCAACAAAGAGCGGCTGACCAATTGCTAAACCTTTATTGTCCAACCATGTCTGAGTATAGGTGGTATAGAGATATGTTCTTATCTAAACTATGCCTTAGGTCGGATGGTGCGGCAAATTATTGGAAAGAAATATTTATTAGTGGTTTACCTAGGTTATTTGCAGAAAAGTTAAAAATTAATATTAAGCAAAACTTTAATGGAACGATCCCCTATCAGTCATTAACCATTGGAGAATTATCTAATTATGTAATTGAAACTGGTATACAAATTTGTACAGATTATAAATTACAAAATAAGATTAAGAATGAAAAGGCTAGTAATAGGCGTGAAATGGGATCATTTTGCGAGCAATATGGAGCTACTCCTTTAAGAGCTCCGAGTAACCCCAAGAATAAAAAACCTGCTAGTAAAGGAAGAAATAACTTCCATTATCATAAGAAGCAATTTTACAAAGACAAGCCAGAATTTTATAAAAAACCTTACAAGAAAAATTATGGTAAGAAACCttacaaaaaatataataataaatcTAAACCCAAGGATAAAGATGTTAAATGCTATAAGTGTGGTTGTTTTGGCCATTATGCTAATAAATGTAAGGTTTAAGAAAAAATTAATCAACTGAGTAACTTAGACATTTCAGAAGAGTTAAAAGAAAGCTTAATAACTACTTTAAATAACATCTTGTTAAACTCGGAGGAAGAAGAGTCGTCAACATCCGAAGAATCTTCTTACGAAGAAATACATCAAattgaaaattctgaaaaatcgGATGATGATTCTGATGAATGTTTAGGCCTAGATTTCTGTAATTGTGACAATTGCAACAAAATAATTAATGTTTTAACAAATAATCAAGCTAATACTTTGATAGGAATATTAGACAAAATAGAAAATTCAGAAAGTAAGAATGCTTTCATGAgacaaattaaaaatattatagatgaaaatgatatttccaaaaAGAATATTCACAAAGTAGAATTTAAAAATGTTATGGATTTATTTAAGAAACCGGTTGAAAAAACTGTTTCTATTAAAGATTTACAAGAAGAAATTAgtaatttaaaaaatgaaattagAATTCTAAAAACCAGGGATGATGAGATAGAAATTAAACTTTTAGAGTTACAAGGAAACATGATTATTCAGAATCAATCCAATAAAAATTTAGCCTCATCTAGCTTAACCAAAAATAATGAGGAAACTATTATTCTGAATAATGAAGATGGGTATATTAACAAAATAGAAAAATTAATATCTCATAAATGATATAGTAAAATAAATCTCATTGTTAAAGATAAAACTTATGAATTAATTGCTTTGATTGATTCAGGAGCAGATTTAAATTGCATCCAAGAAGGGTTGATCCCAACCCAATATTATGAAAAAACCAAATAATCTTTAAGAGGGGCCAATGGTAATAGATTGCAAGTTTCTTACAAATTATCAAGTGCTAAAATTTGTAAAGATCAGATTTGTTATAGAACCTCTTTTTTTTAGTAAGAAGTATTCATGAGTCCATTATTCTAGGAACCCCTTTTCTAACTTTACTCTACCCTTTCACAGTTAATAATGCAGCTATAACCACTAATGCTTTAGGGCGTGAAATTAAATTTGAATTCTTAGAACCACCTAAGATTAGGGATCTTAACTCTGTCCAGAGTAAGGTTATatcatttattaatcaaattaataataaaagaaaacaaattaaTTTCATTAATAAAGAAATACATTATAAAAAGATAGATGATCAACTGCAATCTCCAAGTATTCAAGAAAAAATTAAAGGTATACAAAATAAATTCATTAAAGATCTTTGCTCAGAACAACCTAATGCTTTCTGGAAAAGAAAAGTGCATACTATCTCATTACCCTATGAACCTGACTTTAAGGAAGCAAATATCCCCACTAAAGCCAAACCCAATACAAATGAATAAACAAAATTTAGACTATtgtaaaaaagaaataaaagattTCTTAGACAAGGGATTGATTAGGCCCAGTAAATCTCCTTGGAGTTGCTCCGCTTTCTATGTTACCAATGCTTCTGAGCTAGAAAGAGGAAGTCCTCGGTTAGTAATAAATTACAAACCCTTAAATAAAGCATTACAATGGATTAGGTATCCCATACCTAATAAAAAGGATTTGATAAACATATTACATAATAAAAGTATATTTTCAAAGTTTGATCTTAAATCTGGATATTATCAAATACAATTAAAGGAAGAAGATAAATATAAAACCGCTTTTGTGGTGCCCTTTGGTCACTATGAATGGAATGTCATGCCTTTAGGATTAAAAAATGCTCCTTCCGAGTTCCAAAATATTATGAATACTATATTTAATGATTACTCGCACTTCACCATAGTCTATTTAGATGACATATTAGTATTTTCATATTCTATAAATCAGCATATACAACATATGAACCTATTTTATGAGATAATTAAAGAGAATGAGTTAGTCTTGTCTGAAAAGAAACTTAAAATATTTCAATCTAAAGTAagatttttttgttttgatatttCCCAAGGTATGTATACCCCCATTAGTAGATCTTTAGAATTTATTAATAAATTTCTAGATGAACTAAAGGATAAAACCCAGTTGCAAAGATTCTTAGGTTGTATAAATATGTGGCTGACTTCATACCCAACTTAAGAACCATTTGTATACCATTATTCAAGAGACTTAGGAAGAATCCTCCTCCTTGGGATGATTCAATGACCCAAAGTATTTTGCAATTAAAGAAAATAGTTAAAAAATTACCCTGTTTAGGAATACCTGATCCTAGTGCCAACCTTATTGTTGAAACCGATGCCTCAGACATAGACTTTGGGGGAGTTCTAAAACAAATACTTTCGGGCATGGAAAAGGAACAAGTGGTCAGATATTATTCTGGAACTTGGAACCCAACTCAATTAAACTATAGTACTATTAAAAAAGAAATTTTATCTATTGTTTTGTGTATTACAAAATTTCAAGATGACTTgttttcaaaaacatttttattAAGAACAGATTGCAAAGCTGCACAAAGTGTTTTACAAAAGAATGTTAAAAATTTAGTTTCAAAACATATATTTGCTAGGTGGCAAGCATTACtttcttgttttgattttgaaatcgAGCATATTCAAGGAATTAAAAATTCATTACCAGATTTTCTAACCAGAGAATTTTTACAGGGAAAACATGAGTAAAAAATCAATTGACCCCAGAGATGATTATGGTCCTCCCATTAAAGATAAAAAAGATAAGGAAATAATTTTAGGTTCTCCATCTTTTATTTTCAAAGTTACCTCTCCTATTACCGCTACTCCCCTGACAACTATTAAGCCTACATTATTAACTCCATTAGCTTTTACATCTCAAATTACCAGTCCATTATCTATCCAGAAAAATCACTTGTCTAAACTAGCCTACTATATACCTCCTTCTTCTTTACCAAAATCGACCTTTATTACCAAAGATTTGTCTATACCAATATTACCTTTAGAAACACTTTACTGTCCTCCAAACTCCTCTTTATTACAAAATATTTCAAgaattcccccccccccccccccccccccccccccccccttcttcATTCCTAAAGACCAAACCAAGACCAAAAAAGTCTTCTAAAATAAAGTTCTATAAATTCAAAGTTAATAAGGTATTATCTCCTTCTGATTGGAATCAACCTCCATCAGAATTAAAATCTTTTTCCAGAGCCTTTACTCCACAATACTATTCGTACTTTGATTACATGGATGCTTGGTTCAATTTTTTGTCGGTCGAACCTTTCAACCACACTTGGTTTATATGGTTCAACAAGGATATTTCACTTAGCTTTCCTAATTGGTTTATCCAGTGGTTCATAATTGTTGGACCAATTTTAGAAATATTTCCTGATTATGCCTCAAAAGC is a window of Lathyrus oleraceus cultivar Zhongwan6 chromosome 6, CAAS_Psat_ZW6_1.0, whole genome shotgun sequence DNA encoding:
- the LOC127093791 gene encoding uncharacterized protein LOC127093791 yields the protein MSQIIKAFSELGCSSLSKLNNRTLVPVTLNNDKIELDKYTFQNQELEIQEMENRLVNWSMREIKFKEIYKIGTFDFKSQKIIHTIESATSVSNKHETINLLNKKLLETHYREGYRHIHLGLTQITIKPLHKLWLNTPILLVLRDTRIKDFHNSTIAIVESNLNDGPVYFNCHPNYSMSVADEFTKNSLVIYVQGLSDNFNPGVSNIDVISRITYKVSNVNYDFKSLKTTPRNETCIIEANLSRSNVMTPKILTASDIIEKFSQEWILQDVVKSEKIEAITIKDVIQDIDGSVKIRMNRS
- the LOC127093793 gene encoding uncharacterized protein LOC127093793, which codes for MDVTAFKLKGNTDKHTKEILVMGFTGQLKGWWDNLLSSKDKYQIDSAVKIESNEEICVITLIYAITKFFVGEPLKLQQRAADQLLNLYCPTMSEYRWYRDMFLSKLCLRSDGAANYWKEIFISGLPRLFAEKLKINIKQNFNGTIPYQSLTIGELSNYVIETGIQICTDYKLQNKIKNEKASNRREMGSFCEQYGATPLRAPSNPKNKKPASKGRNNFHYHKKQFYKDKPEFYKKPYKKNYGKKPYKKYNNKSKPKDKDVKCYKCGCFGHYANKCKV